The following are encoded together in the Poseidonibacter lekithochrous genome:
- a CDS encoding RelA/SpoT family protein, with amino-acid sequence MDPFIHKIQNINTVEEALEELRNQTTITPKLQDLISFIIEAHEGQYRKSGEPYCVHPILVACITAHFSQDEPIIATALLHDVVEDTNFSLDYIEQRWGNDIAHMVDGLTKIVEIRENEFIPSSSNNDSKLISSALTFRKMLIASIDDVRVLVVKLCDRLHNMLTLSALPANKQKRIAEETLVVYVPIANRLGISTLKNTLEDLAFFYIYPNEYKKIDTFLKEQQHAIQLTFNNFISTTKSLLEKNGFDLEKIKIYSRIKHHYSIYLKLQRKGISIDEVLDLFAIRILVEDDIDCYKVLGFIHLEYKPLISRFKDYVATPKENGYQTIHTTVFCNSKIYEIQIRSFEMNKVAEFGIAAHWKYKSGAKQTTNLNWLKSLEFSNENVEEFYQETKDDLHGEDIVVYSPKGETFSLPLGSTAYDFAYAVHTDIGKKATTCYINKIKKPLLTELKSTDIVSVETSEEEIARCSWYDMVKTSRAKKQIRLLCAHRQKEIDVMYGKNIIDTIFSRYHNEISKKHEIDTPYKIPQILDYFKHVKQTIEKKIVRDRGIMTRFKILTSKVKEFKFDNILIYSNFSINSVSFDHCCHPKFGDDIVAFRNGNEAIIHHKMCDKAYDKIRTKHQMLFCKWTKDTLYQYKMVVSLPNTKGELARLLTYMSQYAGYILSVDYGRQKHSYRQYCDIEFEINKSNIDEVRKLVEKKVKVIEFFSKKDAYKN; translated from the coding sequence ATGGATCCATTTATACACAAAATTCAAAATATCAATACTGTTGAGGAAGCTCTAGAAGAACTTCGTAATCAAACTACTATAACTCCTAAATTACAAGACTTAATAAGCTTTATTATTGAAGCCCACGAAGGACAATATAGAAAAAGCGGTGAACCTTATTGCGTGCATCCAATTCTTGTTGCTTGTATTACTGCACACTTTTCACAAGATGAACCTATTATTGCAACTGCCCTGCTTCATGATGTTGTGGAAGATACTAATTTTTCACTAGATTACATTGAACAAAGATGGGGAAATGATATTGCTCATATGGTTGACGGTCTTACTAAGATTGTAGAAATTAGAGAAAATGAGTTTATACCATCATCAAGCAATAACGACTCAAAACTAATATCTTCAGCTTTAACATTTAGAAAAATGTTAATTGCATCAATTGATGATGTTAGAGTTTTAGTTGTTAAATTATGTGACAGACTACATAATATGCTTACACTGTCAGCATTACCTGCTAATAAACAAAAAAGAATTGCAGAAGAGACTTTAGTTGTTTATGTACCAATTGCAAATAGACTTGGTATTTCTACACTTAAAAATACTCTTGAAGATTTAGCATTTTTTTATATTTATCCAAATGAATATAAAAAAATTGATACCTTCTTAAAAGAACAGCAACATGCAATTCAATTAACATTTAATAATTTTATATCAACAACAAAATCGCTTCTTGAAAAAAATGGTTTTGATTTGGAAAAAATTAAAATTTATAGCAGAATAAAACATCACTATTCTATTTATTTAAAACTACAAAGAAAGGGAATTTCTATTGATGAAGTTCTTGATTTATTTGCAATTAGAATATTAGTTGAAGATGACATTGATTGTTATAAAGTGTTAGGGTTTATTCATTTAGAGTATAAACCTTTAATCTCTAGATTTAAAGATTATGTTGCTACACCTAAGGAAAATGGTTACCAAACGATACATACAACTGTTTTCTGTAATTCTAAAATTTATGAGATTCAAATCAGATCTTTTGAGATGAATAAGGTAGCAGAATTTGGTATTGCAGCCCACTGGAAATACAAATCTGGGGCAAAACAAACAACTAATTTAAACTGGTTAAAATCTCTAGAATTTTCTAATGAAAATGTAGAAGAATTCTATCAAGAAACAAAAGATGATTTACACGGCGAAGATATAGTTGTTTATTCTCCAAAAGGTGAAACTTTTAGTTTACCTCTTGGTTCAACTGCTTACGATTTTGCCTATGCAGTACATACTGATATTGGTAAAAAAGCAACAACGTGTTACATCAATAAAATCAAGAAACCTCTATTAACAGAGCTTAAAAGTACCGATATTGTATCAGTTGAGACAAGTGAAGAAGAAATAGCTAGATGTTCTTGGTACGATATGGTTAAAACTTCTCGTGCAAAAAAACAAATAAGACTTTTATGTGCTCATAGACAAAAAGAAATTGATGTAATGTATGGAAAAAATATTATTGATACAATCTTTTCAAGATATCATAATGAAATTTCAAAAAAACATGAAATAGATACACCATATAAAATACCTCAAATTCTTGACTATTTTAAACATGTAAAACAAACTATTGAGAAAAAAATAGTAAGAGATAGAGGAATAATGACTAGATTTAAAATCTTAACTAGTAAAGTTAAAGAATTTAAATTTGACAACATTCTAATATATTCTAATTTTAGTATAAATTCTGTATCATTTGACCACTGTTGTCACCCAAAATTTGGAGATGATATTGTAGCATTTAGAAATGGAAACGAAGCGATTATTCACCATAAAATGTGTGATAAAGCTTATGATAAAATTAGAACAAAACATCAAATGCTATTTTGTAAATGGACAAAGGACACATTGTACCAATACAAGATGGTTGTTAGCTTACCAAATACAAAAGGTGAATTAGCAAGATTATTAACATATATGTCACAATATGCAGGTTATATTTTATCTGTAGATTATGGTAGACAAAAACATTCATATCGACAATATTGTGATATAGAATTTGAAATAAATAAATCAAATATAGATGAAGTTAGAAAATTAGTAGAAAAAAAAGTAAAAGTTATAGAATTCTTTTCAAAAAAAGATGCATATAAAAATTAG
- a CDS encoding DNA-directed RNA polymerase subunit omega, with protein sequence MRLEERMSKALKQVNNDRYILAIAVGQRADELSKGAKPLLEQNTQNMKYTDIAIDEIAGGLLKIEGLVDKE encoded by the coding sequence ATGAGATTAGAAGAAAGAATGTCAAAAGCGTTAAAGCAAGTAAATAATGATAGATATATTTTAGCTATTGCTGTTGGACAAAGAGCGGATGAATTAAGTAAAGGTGCTAAACCTTTATTAGAGCAAAACACTCAGAACATGAAATATACAGACATTGCAATTGATGAAATTGCAGGTGGATTACTTAAAATCGAAGGTCTTGTAGATAAAGAATAG
- the pyrH gene encoding UMP kinase, translating into MNKRVLVKFSGEALAGEEGYGIDTQILDYIAEEIKELVDNNIEVGIVIGGGNIIRGVTAAADGIIKRTSGDYMGMLGTVINGIAMQEALEHKGLSARLQTAIKMEQIAEPFIVRKAMRHLEKNRVVIFSAGTGNPYFTTDTAATLRATEIGATMLIKATKVDGIYNKDPMKFEDAVKLETISYDQALEDHIKVMDDTAIALAKDNKLPIVVANMNEKGNLLKIITGDYSKCSIVK; encoded by the coding sequence ATGAATAAAAGAGTACTTGTAAAATTTTCTGGTGAAGCATTAGCAGGTGAAGAAGGTTATGGTATTGATACACAAATTTTGGATTATATTGCCGAAGAGATTAAAGAGCTAGTCGACAATAATATTGAAGTTGGTATCGTAATTGGTGGAGGTAACATTATTAGAGGTGTTACAGCTGCAGCTGATGGCATTATTAAAAGAACAAGTGGTGACTACATGGGAATGTTAGGAACTGTTATCAATGGAATTGCAATGCAAGAAGCATTAGAGCATAAAGGCTTAAGTGCAAGATTACAAACTGCTATTAAAATGGAACAAATTGCTGAACCGTTTATTGTAAGAAAAGCAATGAGACATTTAGAAAAAAATAGAGTTGTAATTTTTAGTGCAGGTACAGGTAACCCATACTTTACTACAGATACAGCAGCAACTTTAAGAGCTACAGAAATTGGAGCTACTATGCTTATTAAAGCAACTAAGGTTGATGGTATTTATAATAAAGATCCAATGAAGTTTGAAGATGCTGTGAAATTAGAAACAATTTCATACGATCAAGCATTAGAAGATCATATCAAAGTTATGGATGATACTGCTATTGCATTAGCAAAAGACAACAAACTTCCTATAGTTGTTGCAAATATGAATGAAAAAGGAAATTTACTAAAAATCATTACTGGTGATTATAGTAAATGTTCTATTGTAAAATAA
- a CDS encoding ATP-binding protein, whose amino-acid sequence MKTLEACYEINFSKINFMERKIKITHPKTIITGAAKTGKSFLIYDYLSQFKNDEYLYIDIKDSRNNILEIEEFLDSFLRQKKIKTLVLENFSFEFDLPYCENIIITTNMEKKLKGYKNAIVTGLDFEEYLLHDHRHQNITQSFNVFLKYGNLPGVLHVDEYKKIHRLQEILKLQSLNDTHFEILKILFENIDEKKSLLQMFNTLKSKIKISKDKFYDTCKKLETNKTIYFLAKYNQDKATKKLYSYNHSFLNAISHNKKFKNEFSNMIFLELVNKYKNLHYLDNIDFYIKSKALAIVAIPFFNTFLMGSTLKKIYKVMDEYEIKELNIITISNDEKITHKNFEISVLPFYEWALS is encoded by the coding sequence ATGAAAACACTAGAAGCCTGTTATGAAATTAATTTTTCAAAAATTAATTTCATGGAACGAAAAATCAAAATCACTCACCCCAAAACAATAATAACAGGTGCAGCAAAAACAGGCAAAAGTTTTTTAATTTATGATTATTTATCTCAATTTAAAAATGACGAATACCTATATATTGATATAAAAGATTCAAGAAATAATATTTTAGAAATTGAAGAGTTTTTAGATAGTTTTCTTAGACAAAAGAAAATTAAGACATTGGTTTTAGAAAACTTCTCTTTTGAATTTGATTTACCATATTGTGAAAATATAATTATTACTACAAATATGGAAAAAAAATTAAAAGGTTATAAAAATGCAATTGTAACTGGCTTAGATTTTGAGGAATATTTATTACATGATCATAGACACCAAAATATTACTCAAAGTTTTAATGTTTTTTTAAAATATGGAAATTTACCTGGAGTTCTCCATGTGGATGAATATAAAAAAATTCATAGACTACAAGAAATATTAAAACTTCAATCATTAAATGACACTCATTTTGAAATTTTAAAGATTTTATTTGAAAATATTGATGAAAAAAAATCTTTATTACAGATGTTTAATACTTTAAAATCTAAAATAAAAATTTCAAAAGATAAATTTTATGATACTTGTAAAAAACTAGAAACCAATAAAACTATATATTTTTTAGCTAAATATAACCAAGATAAAGCAACAAAAAAATTGTATTCATATAATCACTCTTTTTTAAATGCAATTTCTCATAATAAAAAATTTAAAAATGAATTTTCAAATATGATTTTTTTAGAATTAGTAAATAAATATAAAAATTTACACTATCTAGATAATATAGATTTTTATATTAAGTCAAAAGCTTTAGCAATAGTTGCCATCCCATTTTTTAACACTTTCTTAATGGGTTCAACACTAAAAAAGATATATAAAGTCATGGATGAATACGAAATAAAAGAATTAAATATTATAACAATTTCGAATGATGAGAAAATAACTCATAAAAACTTTGAAATATCTGTACTTCCTTTTTATGAATGGGCACTTAGTTAA